A portion of the Parasedimentitalea marina genome contains these proteins:
- the betA gene encoding choline dehydrogenase, with product MNADYVIVGAGSAGCALAYRLSEAGHQVQVIEHGGTDAGPLIQMPAALSYPMNMSLYDWGYKSQPEPHLGGRELVTPRGKVIGGSSSINGMVYVRGHAGDYDHWAESGAQGWSYADVLPYFKRMETWHANGQGGDADWRGTDGPLHISRGPRNNPLHSAFVDAGRQAGYPVTDDYNGHQQEGFGPMEQTVYKGRRWSAANAYLRPALQRSNCSLTRAFVRRVVIEEGRATGVEVERGGKVEVIRANREVILSASSLNSPKILMLSGIGPAQHLADHGIDLVADRPGVGQNLQDHLELYLQMACSQPITLYKHWNLFSKAMIGAQWLITKTGLGASNQFESAAFIRSREGVDYPDIQYHFLPMAVRYDGQAAAEGHGFQAHVGPMRSPSRGAVTLASGDPKDAPNILFNYMSTEQDWVDFRKCIRLTREIFGQEAFKPFVKHEIQPGIDMQSDDELDGFIREHAESAFHPCGTCRMGAADDMTSVVDPECRVIGVDGLRVADSSIFPRITNGNLNGPSIMTGEKAADHILGRQLSASNAEPWFHPEWQQSQR from the coding sequence ATGAACGCAGATTATGTAATCGTAGGAGCCGGGTCAGCAGGCTGTGCTTTGGCCTATCGCCTGAGCGAGGCCGGGCATCAGGTGCAGGTGATCGAACATGGGGGCACGGATGCCGGCCCGCTGATCCAGATGCCGGCTGCACTGAGCTATCCGATGAACATGAGCCTTTATGACTGGGGCTATAAATCCCAGCCCGAGCCGCATCTGGGAGGGCGTGAACTGGTCACTCCGCGGGGCAAGGTGATCGGGGGGTCGTCGTCGATCAACGGGATGGTTTACGTGCGCGGCCATGCTGGCGACTATGACCATTGGGCCGAAAGCGGCGCCCAGGGCTGGAGCTATGCCGATGTGCTGCCCTATTTCAAGCGGATGGAGACTTGGCATGCCAATGGTCAGGGAGGCGATGCCGATTGGCGCGGCACCGACGGCCCGTTGCATATCTCGCGGGGGCCGCGCAACAACCCGCTGCACAGCGCTTTTGTCGATGCTGGCCGTCAGGCGGGCTATCCCGTCACCGACGATTATAACGGTCACCAGCAAGAGGGCTTTGGCCCGATGGAGCAGACTGTTTACAAGGGCCGTCGCTGGTCAGCGGCGAATGCCTATTTGCGTCCCGCCCTGCAGCGTTCCAACTGCTCGCTGACGCGCGCCTTTGTGCGCCGCGTAGTGATCGAGGAAGGTCGCGCCACCGGGGTCGAGGTTGAGCGCGGCGGTAAGGTCGAGGTGATCCGGGCCAATCGCGAAGTCATTCTGTCGGCCAGTTCGCTAAACTCGCCCAAAATCCTGATGCTGTCGGGCATCGGCCCGGCGCAGCATTTGGCAGATCATGGCATTGATCTGGTGGCGGATCGCCCCGGTGTTGGTCAAAACCTGCAAGATCACCTGGAGCTCTATCTTCAGATGGCCTGCTCGCAGCCGATTACCCTGTACAAACACTGGAACCTGTTCAGCAAAGCGATGATCGGGGCGCAGTGGCTGATTACCAAAACCGGGCTTGGGGCCTCGAACCAGTTTGAATCCGCCGCCTTCATTCGGTCGCGCGAGGGAGTCGATTATCCGGATATCCAGTATCACTTCCTGCCGATGGCGGTGCGCTATGATGGTCAGGCCGCAGCCGAGGGCCACGGGTTCCAGGCCCATGTTGGCCCGATGCGCTCGCCCTCACGCGGGGCCGTGACCCTGGCCAGCGGTGACCCTAAAGATGCGCCAAATATCCTGTTCAACTATATGTCCACCGAACAGGACTGGGTGGATTTCCGAAAATGCATCCGCCTGACCCGCGAAATCTTTGGTCAGGAGGCATTCAAGCCCTTCGTCAAACACGAGATCCAGCCGGGCATCGACATGCAAAGCGACGATGAGCTGGACGGCTTTATCCGCGAGCACGCCGAAAGCGCGTTCCATCCTTGTGGCACCTGCCGCATGGGCGCCGCGGATGATATGACCTCGGTGGTGGATCCTGAATGTCGGGTGATTGGTGTCGACGGGTTGCGGGTGGCCGACAGTTCGATCTTTCCGCGCATCACCAATGGCAACCTGAATGGTCCGTCCATTATGACTGGCGAAAAGGCGGCGGATCATATTCTGGGTCGCCAGTTGTCCGCCTCTAATGCCGAGCCCTGGTTCCATCCGGAGTGGCAGCAGTCACAGCGCTAG
- the betB gene encoding betaine-aldehyde dehydrogenase has translation MTVTVQPTASHFINGAYVEDTAGSEIPVIYAATGKPIARVHGATDAIVELALSSAQAGQKAWAAMTGTERGRVLRRAADMMRDRNHDLSVLETYDTGKPMSETLYVDATSGADALEYFGGLAGSLTGEHIPMGQDWAYTVREPLGICVGIGAWNYPTQIACWKAAPALACGNAMVFKPSEETPLCALKVAEILFEAGLPAGVFNVIQGRGEVGGALVTDPRVDKVSLTGSAPTGKKVYAAAAAGMKHVTMELGGKSPLIIFDDADLENAVGGAILANFYSSGQVCSNGTRVFVQKGIKEAFLARLAERLEGAVIGDPMDEATTFGPMVSENQMNIALDYIAKGEGEGARLVYGGKQLDCDGWYMQPTVFADVNDGMVIAREEIFGPVMAVLDFDDESEVIARANDTEFGLAAGVFTSDLSRGHRVIGAMEAGSCFINSYNDAPVEAPFGGVKASGVGRENSKEAIKHYSQVKSVYVRMGDVEAPF, from the coding sequence TTGACTGTTACTGTTCAACCCACTGCCAGCCATTTCATCAATGGTGCCTATGTTGAAGACACCGCTGGGAGCGAAATTCCGGTGATCTATGCAGCCACCGGCAAGCCGATCGCCAGGGTACATGGGGCCACTGATGCGATTGTTGAACTGGCGTTGTCCTCGGCGCAGGCCGGACAAAAAGCCTGGGCCGCGATGACAGGGACAGAACGAGGCCGGGTGCTGCGTCGGGCTGCAGACATGATGCGAGACCGCAATCATGATCTGTCCGTTCTGGAGACATATGATACCGGCAAGCCGATGTCCGAGACATTATATGTGGACGCCACTTCGGGGGCCGACGCGTTGGAGTATTTTGGCGGCCTGGCCGGGTCACTGACGGGCGAGCATATCCCGATGGGTCAGGACTGGGCCTATACTGTGCGCGAACCGCTGGGGATTTGCGTTGGCATTGGGGCCTGGAACTACCCGACGCAGATCGCCTGCTGGAAAGCGGCCCCGGCGCTGGCCTGCGGCAATGCGATGGTGTTCAAACCGTCCGAGGAAACACCGCTCTGTGCGCTGAAAGTGGCCGAGATTCTGTTTGAGGCAGGCCTGCCGGCGGGTGTTTTCAACGTCATTCAGGGCCGGGGAGAGGTTGGCGGTGCCTTGGTCACAGATCCGCGCGTCGACAAGGTCTCGCTGACCGGCTCGGCCCCCACTGGCAAAAAGGTCTATGCGGCCGCGGCTGCTGGCATGAAGCACGTCACCATGGAGCTGGGCGGCAAATCACCGCTGATCATCTTTGATGATGCGGATCTGGAGAATGCTGTCGGCGGGGCGATTTTGGCCAATTTTTATTCCTCAGGGCAGGTCTGTTCAAACGGCACCCGGGTGTTTGTGCAAAAGGGTATCAAAGAGGCATTCCTGGCGCGTCTGGCCGAGCGTTTGGAAGGGGCTGTGATTGGCGATCCAATGGACGAGGCCACCACATTTGGGCCGATGGTCAGTGAAAATCAAATGAATATCGCACTGGACTATATAGCCAAAGGTGAGGGTGAAGGTGCGCGTCTGGTCTATGGTGGCAAGCAGTTGGACTGCGATGGCTGGTACATGCAGCCGACCGTGTTTGCTGATGTCAACGATGGCATGGTGATCGCCCGCGAAGAGATCTTTGGCCCGGTGATGGCAGTGCTGGATTTTGACGATGAAAGTGAGGTGATCGCCCGTGCCAATGACACAGAATTTGGTTTGGCGGCGGGGGTCTTTACCAGTGATCTAAGCCGGGGCCATCGGGTGATTGGCGCCATGGAGGCCGGAAGCTGCTTTATCAATTCGTATAATGACGCCCCGGTCGAGGCGCCCTTTGGTGGGGTCAAGGCCTCTGGTGTGGGGCGTGAGAATTCGAAAGAGGCGATCAAGCATTATAGTCAGGTGAAATCGGTCTACGTGCGCATGGGCGACGTAGAGGCACCGTTCTGA
- the betI gene encoding choline-responsive transcriptional repressor BetI, producing the protein MTRKRIRDIRNEELIKATIVAVHRHGYGVVTMADIAREAGASAASINYYFGSKEGLMEATMRYLLCKLQAAMITGYSGASTPTERLYVVMDANFSDQLFTVEQCSIWMQFWASAPYSPHLARLHRVNRSRVRSHFRAELRHLLPADGVETARQALQNYMDGAWLQAALSDQQLDPAQARSAARRVVDLVLS; encoded by the coding sequence ATGACCAGAAAACGCATCCGCGACATTCGCAACGAAGAATTGATTAAGGCCACTATCGTGGCGGTGCATCGACATGGCTATGGCGTTGTAACGATGGCAGACATTGCCCGCGAGGCTGGTGCCTCGGCGGCCTCTATCAACTATTACTTCGGCTCCAAAGAGGGCCTGATGGAGGCAACAATGCGCTACCTGTTGTGCAAGCTTCAGGCCGCAATGATTACTGGATACAGCGGTGCATCAACCCCGACAGAGCGGCTTTATGTGGTGATGGATGCCAACTTCTCGGATCAGCTGTTTACGGTCGAACAATGTAGCATCTGGATGCAATTCTGGGCCAGCGCGCCGTATTCTCCGCATCTGGCGCGCCTGCACCGGGTGAACCGGTCGCGTGTGCGCAGCCATTTTCGCGCCGAATTGCGCCACCTTCTGCCTGCCGATGGTGTCGAGACAGCCCGTCAGGCGCTCCAGAACTACATGGATGGGGCCTGGCTACAGGCCGCACTATCTGATCAGCAATTGGACCCGGCGCAGGCCCGCTCAGCCGCCCGTCGCGTGGTGGACCTGGTGCTGTCCTAG
- a CDS encoding DMT family transporter, whose product MLITGLCFVAVTALVKTMGSRVPPAEMAFLRYMMGLVFLLPMLGTIRRTHISTRMWGLFAARGGAHTIGVILWFFSMTQIPLAEVTAMNYLSPVYITLGAALFLGERLALRRIAAVLAALIGALIILRPGFREVSPGHIAMLFAAIAFGASYLLAKFTVDGTNPVVVVAMMSIWVTLGLAPFALAVWVTPTLTEVAVLFGVACFATAGHYTMTLAFASAPLTVTQPVTFLQLIWATALGALVFSEPVDIWVVCGGGVILGAVSFITWREAVLKRRTITPPDTAI is encoded by the coding sequence ATGTTAATCACTGGCCTGTGCTTTGTCGCAGTGACAGCTTTGGTCAAAACCATGGGCAGCCGGGTGCCGCCCGCCGAGATGGCCTTTTTGCGCTATATGATGGGGTTGGTGTTTTTGCTGCCAATGCTGGGCACCATCCGCCGGACTCATATCAGCACCCGCATGTGGGGGCTGTTTGCCGCCCGCGGCGGGGCGCATACGATCGGTGTGATCCTGTGGTTCTTTTCCATGACCCAGATCCCTTTGGCCGAAGTGACGGCCATGAACTACCTGTCGCCAGTTTATATCACCCTAGGGGCGGCCCTGTTTTTGGGTGAGCGTCTGGCGCTGCGCCGGATTGCTGCGGTCCTGGCTGCCTTGATCGGCGCGCTGATCATCCTGAGGCCTGGTTTTCGCGAGGTCTCGCCCGGGCATATCGCCATGTTGTTTGCGGCGATTGCATTCGGCGCCTCCTATCTATTGGCCAAATTCACGGTGGATGGCACCAATCCTGTGGTCGTCGTGGCGATGATGTCGATCTGGGTGACACTGGGGCTAGCCCCTTTTGCGCTGGCGGTCTGGGTGACACCAACCTTGACCGAGGTGGCTGTTCTTTTTGGGGTCGCATGCTTTGCCACTGCGGGACACTATACAATGACACTGGCCTTTGCCTCGGCGCCGCTAACTGTGACGCAACCGGTGACCTTTCTTCAGCTGATCTGGGCCACAGCATTGGGGGCACTGGTTTTTTCCGAACCGGTGGATATTTGGGTGGTCTGTGGTGGCGGAGTGATTCTGGGCGCGGTGAGTTTTATCACCTGGCGTGAGGCTGTTCTGAAGCGCCGCACCATCACGCCGCCGGATACCGCCATCTAA
- a CDS encoding LysE/ArgO family amino acid transporter, which produces MPPSLFAGFALGFSLIMAIGSQNAFVLRQGLRRQHVFWICLTCATSDAVLITAGVMGFGSLALMWPWFEQAMRWGGAAFLVWYGARSLLAAWRGGDSLEAENGTGVGVTLLPILATVLALTWLNPHVYLDTVVLLGAISAQYPQPLWFGIGAALASFTFFFSLGYGAAALAPLFARPRAWQVLDVLVGLTMWAIAVKLLLI; this is translated from the coding sequence ATGCCCCCCAGCCTATTCGCCGGATTTGCCCTTGGTTTCAGCCTGATTATGGCGATCGGCTCGCAGAATGCCTTTGTGCTGCGTCAGGGATTGCGCCGCCAGCATGTATTCTGGATCTGCCTGACCTGCGCCACTTCGGATGCCGTGCTGATCACCGCTGGCGTCATGGGATTTGGCTCTCTGGCCCTGATGTGGCCCTGGTTTGAGCAGGCCATGCGCTGGGGCGGGGCGGCGTTTTTGGTCTGGTATGGCGCGCGCAGCCTGCTGGCAGCTTGGCGCGGCGGCGATAGTCTGGAGGCGGAAAATGGCACCGGGGTCGGGGTGACGCTGCTGCCGATCCTTGCGACCGTTCTGGCGCTGACCTGGCTGAACCCGCATGTCTATCTGGACACGGTGGTGTTGCTGGGCGCGATTTCGGCGCAGTACCCACAGCCATTGTGGTTTGGCATCGGCGCCGCACTGGCGAGTTTTACGTTTTTCTTTTCACTGGGCTATGGTGCGGCGGCACTGGCGCCACTGTTTGCAAGGCCGCGGGCCTGGCAGGTTCTGGATGTGCTGGTGGGACTGACCATGTGGGCGATCGCAGTCAAGTTGCTGTTGATCTGA
- a CDS encoding LysR family transcriptional regulator ArgP, whose amino-acid sequence MHFPPHHLAALAHVLRLGSFDAAAAALLVTPSAISQRIKALEDQVGGTLVRRGPPCTGTEAGLRIAKHAEDIGLLEAQLSRELALDRDPASTRLKVAVNADSLATWFVEAMASVDGVLFDLVIDDQDHSAEWLKRGEVSAAVTAHGKPVTGCDAHPLGVFHYVACASPAYMQRWFPNGVTTAAAARAPCLIFNAKDALQRRWLEQNVAPGLAPPAHFLPSTQAFVDAAVAGMGWGMNPLEFVRPQIKQGILVPLLAQTNLQIPLTWQVSRVMAPALAEVTQAVLTSGRRHLAQT is encoded by the coding sequence ATGCACTTCCCTCCTCATCACTTGGCGGCCTTGGCACATGTCCTGCGACTTGGCAGCTTTGACGCCGCGGCGGCGGCTCTGCTGGTTACCCCCTCGGCGATATCACAGCGCATAAAGGCGCTGGAGGACCAGGTGGGCGGCACCCTGGTGCGACGTGGCCCACCCTGCACCGGCACCGAGGCAGGCCTGCGGATTGCCAAACACGCCGAGGATATCGGGTTGTTAGAGGCGCAGCTGTCCCGCGAGTTGGCGCTGGACCGTGATCCCGCCAGCACCCGGCTGAAGGTGGCGGTCAATGCCGACAGCCTGGCCACCTGGTTTGTCGAGGCCATGGCTTCGGTTGACGGTGTCTTATTCGATCTGGTCATCGACGATCAGGACCACAGCGCCGAGTGGTTGAAACGGGGCGAGGTGTCGGCCGCGGTGACCGCGCATGGAAAACCAGTCACCGGCTGCGACGCCCATCCGCTGGGGGTATTTCATTATGTGGCCTGCGCCAGCCCGGCCTATATGCAGCGATGGTTCCCCAATGGGGTCACCACCGCGGCCGCGGCGCGGGCACCCTGTTTGATCTTCAACGCCAAGGACGCGTTGCAACGCAGGTGGTTAGAGCAGAATGTCGCCCCTGGCCTAGCGCCCCCGGCCCATTTTTTGCCGTCGACACAAGCCTTTGTCGACGCCGCTGTCGCCGGGATGGGCTGGGGCATGAACCCGCTGGAGTTTGTACGCCCGCAAATCAAGCAGGGTATACTGGTGCCCCTGCTGGCCCAAACCAACCTGCAAATCCCTTTGACCTGGCAAGTCAGTCGGGTGATGGCACCGGCACTGGCAGAGGTCACCCAGGCCGTGCTCACCTCGGGTCGGCGCCATTTGGCCCAGACATAA
- a CDS encoding peptidyl-tRNA hydrolase, whose translation MLDGIYDEEVALRRRLLFRLLRRFNFDKPLYKSEAISDPVPRALITSDYLRFDHGQPVAKA comes from the coding sequence ATGCTAGACGGAATTTACGACGAAGAGGTCGCTTTGCGGCGCAGGCTGTTGTTCAGGCTATTGCGCAGGTTCAATTTCGATAAACCGCTTTATAAATCCGAGGCGATTTCGGATCCGGTGCCGCGCGCCCTGATTACATCAGACTATCTGCGGTTTGACCACGGGCAGCCGGTTGCCAAGGCCTAG
- a CDS encoding YebC/PmpR family DNA-binding transcriptional regulator has protein sequence MAGHSKWANIQHRKGRQDAARSKLFSKLSKEITVAAKMGDPDPEKNPRLRMAIKEGKSQSLPKDVIDRAIKKSVAGEGDEYEEIRYEGYGPNGVAIIVEAMTDNRNRTASTVRSTFSKNGGNLGETGSVGFMFDRKGEVTYGASVGDADSVFEAAIEAGAEDVESSDEGHTIYCEDTDLNDVSNALETALGESDSTKLVWKPTTTTEMDLIAMQKLMKLVDALEDDDDIQRVTTNFEASDEVMEQL, from the coding sequence ATGGCAGGCCACTCAAAATGGGCAAACATCCAGCACCGTAAAGGTCGTCAGGACGCTGCACGCTCGAAACTGTTCTCGAAACTGTCCAAGGAAATCACCGTCGCCGCCAAAATGGGCGATCCGGATCCAGAAAAGAACCCGCGTCTGCGGATGGCAATCAAAGAGGGCAAAAGCCAGTCTTTGCCCAAGGATGTGATTGACCGCGCGATCAAGAAATCGGTTGCGGGTGAAGGCGACGAATACGAAGAAATCCGCTATGAGGGCTATGGCCCCAACGGCGTTGCCATCATCGTCGAGGCAATGACAGACAACCGCAACCGCACCGCCTCTACTGTGCGCTCTACCTTTTCCAAGAATGGTGGCAACCTGGGCGAAACCGGCTCGGTTGGGTTCATGTTCGACCGCAAGGGCGAGGTCACCTACGGCGCCTCTGTGGGCGATGCTGATTCTGTCTTTGAAGCGGCGATCGAAGCTGGCGCTGAAGATGTCGAAAGCTCGGACGAGGGTCACACGATCTATTGCGAAGACACTGATCTGAATGATGTGTCCAACGCGCTGGAAACGGCTTTGGGCGAATCCGACAGCACCAAATTGGTTTGGAAACCCACCACAACCACTGAAATGGACCTGATCGCCATGCAAAAGCTGATGAAGCTGGTGGATGCGCTGGAAGATGACGACGACATTCAACGCGTCACCACCAACTTTGAGGCCTCGGACGAGGTGATGGAGCAGCTGTAA
- a CDS encoding SLC13 family permease, with translation MTLDQIILFSLFAAVFTLLVWGRYRYDLVAFAALMAGVVLGVVPTKDAFTGFGHPATLVVALVLIVSAGLVRSGAVFLITRTLVDASRGLGSHIALMGGIGAVLSAFMNNVAALALLMPVDIQTARKAGRAPGLSLMPLSFATILGGMVTLIGTPPNIIIAAIRAENFGEPFHMFDFAPVGGVAAITGLAFVALIGWRFIPTRDDAGSSETQLAQYIAELTVPEGSPHIGKRLGQLDAEAEKADVAILGLIRDGKRRYGRAAGSLLRAGDAVLLEATPEALDEFRTTLSLDFSDQARQEKLTAEGEGLEVIEVVVPETARIAGRSAQSMGLAWRQSTVLMGLSRQGRQLTKHIRQTEIEPGDILLLLCPRDRAADVTAWLGCLPLATRGLAVTANDKTWLAIAMFGAAVLAASVGLLYLPVALGLVVVGYVLTKILPVAEIYDHIEWPVVVLLGSMIPLGSALESSGGTALIADALISLTQGLPAWAILTVLMVVTMTLSDVLNNTATTIVAAPVGIQMANTLQVSADPFLMAVAVAASAAFLTPIGHKNNTLILGPGGYQFGDYWRIGLPLEVLIVATSIPAILVFWPM, from the coding sequence ATGACATTAGATCAAATCATATTATTCTCGCTGTTTGCCGCCGTCTTTACCCTGCTGGTTTGGGGGCGGTATCGCTATGACCTTGTTGCCTTTGCCGCGCTGATGGCGGGCGTGGTGCTGGGTGTGGTGCCCACCAAAGATGCCTTTACCGGTTTTGGCCACCCGGCAACGCTGGTGGTGGCGCTGGTGCTGATCGTCTCGGCCGGGTTGGTGCGCTCTGGGGCGGTGTTCCTGATCACCCGCACGCTGGTGGACGCCTCGCGGGGGCTTGGCAGCCATATCGCGCTAATGGGTGGGATTGGCGCGGTGCTGTCGGCGTTTATGAACAACGTGGCGGCGCTGGCCCTGCTGATGCCAGTGGATATACAGACCGCGCGCAAGGCCGGGCGCGCGCCGGGGCTTAGCCTGATGCCGCTGAGTTTTGCCACCATTCTGGGCGGCATGGTGACGCTGATTGGCACCCCGCCCAACATCATCATCGCCGCAATCCGGGCCGAAAACTTTGGCGAGCCGTTTCACATGTTCGACTTTGCCCCGGTGGGCGGGGTCGCAGCCATAACCGGACTGGCGTTTGTGGCGCTGATCGGCTGGCGGTTTATCCCGACCCGCGACGACGCCGGATCATCGGAAACGCAACTGGCGCAGTATATTGCCGAGCTGACCGTACCCGAAGGCTCGCCTCATATTGGCAAGCGGTTGGGACAACTAGACGCTGAGGCTGAAAAGGCGGATGTGGCTATTCTGGGTCTGATCCGCGACGGTAAGCGACGCTATGGCCGCGCCGCCGGGTCGCTGTTGCGCGCCGGGGATGCGGTACTGCTCGAGGCGACCCCCGAGGCGCTGGACGAGTTCCGCACCACCCTGTCGCTGGATTTTTCGGATCAGGCGCGACAGGAAAAACTGACGGCCGAGGGCGAAGGACTTGAGGTCATCGAGGTCGTGGTGCCTGAAACCGCCCGTATTGCCGGTCGGTCCGCACAGTCCATGGGGCTGGCCTGGCGTCAAAGCACTGTGTTGATGGGCCTGTCACGGCAGGGTCGCCAACTGACCAAGCACATCCGCCAGACCGAGATCGAGCCCGGCGATATCCTGTTGCTGCTGTGTCCGCGCGATCGTGCCGCAGATGTAACCGCCTGGCTGGGATGCCTGCCACTGGCCACCCGAGGCCTGGCGGTGACCGCCAATGACAAGACATGGTTGGCTATTGCCATGTTTGGCGCTGCGGTTCTGGCCGCCTCGGTTGGGTTGCTGTATCTGCCGGTGGCATTGGGGCTGGTGGTGGTGGGCTATGTGCTGACCAAGATCCTGCCGGTGGCCGAGATCTATGACCATATTGAATGGCCCGTGGTGGTGCTGCTGGGATCGATGATCCCGCTGGGCTCGGCACTGGAAAGCTCGGGTGGGACGGCACTGATTGCCGATGCCCTGATCAGTTTGACGCAGGGGTTACCGGCCTGGGCCATCTTGACCGTGCTGATGGTGGTGACGATGACGCTGTCGGATGTGTTGAACAACACCGCCACCACAATTGTCGCCGCACCGGTGGGCATCCAAATGGCCAATACACTGCAGGTTTCGGCAGATCCGTTTTTGATGGCCGTGGCCGTCGCCGCCTCGGCTGCGTTCCTGACCCCGATTGGCCACAAGAACAACACGCTGATCCTGGGGCCCGGCGGCTATCAGTTTGGCGACTACTGGCGCATTGGCCTGCCGCTGGAGGTTCTGATCGTGGCAACTTCGATCCCGGCGATACTGGTGTTCTGGCCGATGTAA
- a CDS encoding bile acid:sodium symporter family protein, which yields MDSLITIFLPLSLAIIMLSLGIGLEMSDFYRIARRPLAFTIGAISQVLLLPLIAFAVLALFDLPPEFAVGVMLLSFCPGGVTSNILAKLSGGDVALSVSLTAVISLLSILTVPFFAAWSVTHFMGSSAPEVSITGLAIALFVIGTLPVLAGVAIRHHARGFALRIEQGLSRVSVGLLVLIVTVVLSANWSTFVENVAIMGLTLITLNLLLLLVGYALGRAARLSGPEVRTISIETGIQNSTLGITLAGLITGVTEGFSAMALPSAVYAITMYLVALPFVLWFRSQKSGSSYHG from the coding sequence TTGGACAGTTTGATCACAATTTTTCTACCACTATCACTGGCGATCATCATGCTCTCGTTGGGCATCGGCCTGGAGATGTCCGATTTCTATCGCATCGCCCGCCGCCCCCTGGCCTTTACCATTGGTGCGATCAGTCAGGTTCTTCTCCTGCCTCTGATTGCCTTTGCCGTGTTGGCCCTGTTTGATCTGCCGCCAGAATTTGCAGTCGGGGTGATGTTGCTGTCGTTCTGTCCCGGCGGGGTGACCAGCAATATTCTGGCCAAACTCTCGGGTGGTGATGTTGCCCTGTCAGTGTCTCTGACCGCGGTGATCAGCCTGCTCAGCATTCTGACGGTGCCGTTTTTTGCGGCCTGGTCGGTCACCCATTTCATGGGATCCAGCGCCCCTGAGGTCAGTATCACAGGACTGGCCATTGCCCTGTTCGTGATCGGCACCCTGCCAGTTCTTGCCGGTGTTGCCATCCGCCACCATGCGCGCGGATTTGCCTTGCGCATTGAGCAGGGATTGTCGCGGGTCTCAGTTGGACTGCTGGTCCTGATCGTCACTGTGGTCCTGTCTGCAAACTGGTCAACCTTCGTTGAAAATGTCGCCATCATGGGCCTGACTTTGATCACGTTGAACCTGCTGCTGCTACTTGTCGGATACGCTTTGGGTCGTGCCGCGCGGTTAAGCGGACCTGAAGTGCGGACAATATCAATCGAAACCGGCATTCAAAACTCAACGCTTGGCATCACACTGGCCGGGCTTATCACCGGAGTCACAGAGGGCTTTAGCGCCATGGCACTGCCCTCGGCGGTCTATGCGATCACCATGTATCTGGTCGCCCTGCCCTTTGTGCTTTGGTTCCGCAGTCAAAAATCAGGAAGCTCCTATCATGGTTGA